A single region of the Gammaproteobacteria bacterium genome encodes:
- a CDS encoding heme lyase CcmF/NrfE family subunit encodes MELGHFAVFLALVVAAMQALAPLVARVLRVPNVAAVSVNAAVAVFVLLSMGGATLIHAFMTSDFSVLYVAINSNTQLPLFYKVAALWGGHEGSLYLWVWVLSLYTLLVVWHGRKHYPQHLPVILAVQGALVVGFLGLILFLSSPFERLLPIPQDGRDLNPLLQDPGMVIHPPMLYLGYVGFSVPFAFAIAALLTRWRSELWIGHIRRWALVAWGFLTVGILLGGWWAYYELGWGGYWAWDPVENASFMPWLLGTALIHSITVQDRRRMLHAWNIFLVIATFSLSLLGTFLVRSGVLSSVHAFAVDPGRGAYILAFMTTVLAASFGIFMLRGRYQQAEESITSLLSRESLFVWNNVIFTAACLVVMLGTLYPLALEALTGAKLTVGAPYFNAVMVPIFLGVLLLMAIGPLVPWRKANVQRLKQRMLLPIAVGVAAAIAMVVLLPQGHWTAPAGVGLALLAGAAVIIDYVRALRQRRVQLNEPWLRAAGKTVLGNRRHYGGMVVHLGIVVIALGLVGSGLFRSEASVVMKPGDVLEIAGERLRFEGVSAGQRANYQMIEARIALLNSGRYVSPERRRYPRQEMPMNETGIDSTPVRDVYVVLGEAVDNGRWAVHAYVNPLVQFIWIGGGIVLSGLVLSLSGRRKQRASAAVTAAAVGAK; translated from the coding sequence ATCGAGCTAGGCCACTTCGCAGTTTTCTTGGCGCTTGTCGTTGCCGCTATGCAGGCACTGGCGCCGTTAGTGGCGCGTGTGCTCCGGGTTCCAAATGTCGCTGCTGTGAGCGTGAATGCAGCAGTCGCTGTATTCGTTTTGCTGAGTATGGGCGGCGCGACGTTGATCCATGCGTTCATGACCAGCGACTTCTCAGTGCTTTATGTCGCCATCAACTCCAATACGCAGTTACCGCTCTTTTATAAGGTAGCGGCGCTGTGGGGCGGGCACGAGGGTTCACTCTATTTATGGGTGTGGGTGTTGAGCCTCTACACACTGTTGGTGGTTTGGCATGGACGTAAACATTATCCGCAGCATCTGCCGGTCATCCTCGCCGTGCAGGGCGCGCTCGTCGTCGGCTTCCTCGGTTTAATCTTATTCTTGTCGAGCCCGTTCGAGCGGTTACTACCGATTCCGCAGGACGGACGCGATCTCAATCCGCTGTTGCAAGACCCCGGCATGGTGATCCATCCGCCGATGTTGTATCTCGGTTACGTCGGCTTCTCGGTGCCGTTTGCGTTTGCGATCGCGGCATTGTTGACGCGCTGGCGTAGCGAGCTGTGGATCGGTCATATACGCCGCTGGGCGTTGGTCGCCTGGGGCTTTCTTACGGTGGGTATTCTGCTCGGTGGTTGGTGGGCCTATTACGAGCTGGGATGGGGCGGGTATTGGGCGTGGGACCCGGTGGAGAACGCCTCGTTCATGCCTTGGCTGCTCGGTACGGCGTTGATCCATTCGATCACGGTGCAAGATCGCCGGCGAATGCTCCACGCGTGGAACATATTCTTGGTCATCGCGACCTTTTCGTTATCGTTGCTCGGCACTTTTTTAGTGCGTTCCGGCGTGTTGTCGTCGGTGCATGCCTTTGCCGTTGATCCGGGTCGCGGTGCTTACATTTTGGCGTTCATGACGACCGTATTGGCGGCATCGTTCGGCATCTTCATGTTGCGCGGGCGCTATCAGCAGGCGGAAGAGTCGATTACGTCGCTGTTGTCGCGCGAATCATTATTCGTTTGGAACAACGTCATTTTCACCGCCGCTTGTTTGGTCGTCATGCTCGGAACGTTGTACCCGTTGGCGCTCGAGGCGCTCACCGGCGCCAAGCTCACCGTCGGCGCGCCGTATTTCAATGCCGTGATGGTGCCGATTTTTCTGGGCGTCTTATTACTGATGGCGATCGGCCCGTTGGTACCATGGCGTAAGGCGAATGTGCAGCGCCTAAAACAGCGAATGCTGTTGCCGATCGCGGTCGGTGTGGCCGCGGCCATCGCCATGGTCGTGTTGCTGCCGCAGGGCCACTGGACGGCGCCAGCGGGCGTTGGGCTGGCGTTGTTGGCCGGCGCCGCCGTGATCATCGACTACGTGCGTGCCCTGCGCCAGCGGCGGGTGCAGCTTAATGAACCGTGGCTGCGAGCGGCCGGCAAAACCGTGCTCGGTAATCGTCGGCACTATGGCGGCATGGTGGTGCATCTCGGTATCGTGGTGATCGCTCTCGGCCTGGTGGGCTCCGGCTTATTCCGTAGCGAGGCGTCGGTGGTAATGAAGCCGGGCGATGTGCTCGAAATCGCCGGCGAGCGCTTGCGTTTCGAAGGGGTGAGTGCCGGTCAGCGGGCCAATTATCAAATGATCGAGGCGCGTATCGCGCTGCTCAATTCCGGTCGTTATGTTTCGCCGGAGCGCCGCCGTTATCCGCGCCAGGAAATGCCGATGAACGAAACCGGCATCGACTCGACGCCGGTGCGCGACGTGTATGTGGTATTGGGCGAGGCGGTCGACAACGGGCGCTGGGCAGTGCATGCCTACGTCAATCCATTGGTGCAGTTCATTTGGATCGGCGGCGGCATCGTGTTGTCGGGTTTGGTGCTGTCGTTGAGCGGTCGGCGCAAGCAACGCGCGTCTGCGGCTGTTACCGCCGCCGCCGTCGGCGCCAAATAA
- the lptG gene encoding LPS export ABC transporter permease LptG: protein MSPMLTLIDRHIGRSIIQGTLLVLAVFAALFVFASLIDELPNYGSGHFGAYEIVSFVLLSQPRKLYEIFPVTVLIGTLLGLSTLALNSELIAMRAAGMSKARIIGAAMKTGAVLVIGAVLVGEYVVPVAETQAQTGRAQALATSLQHGSGGLWLRDRNSFVSIGEVLPDLSLLRVDIYELTPTYEMHRHIYADRARYDGKEWQLLDVHASDIGQQQIVTHIQAQMPWPAALTPDVVAVFTIRPEALSIAQLHAYIKHLRHNNQEVARYMLAFWQKCFMPLATALMMFLAVPFVFRSARSGGLAQRMFLGIVLGLVFVVVHKALGYIAVIYGLPPLFAAVAPLILFLVLALILVRRLA from the coding sequence GTGAGTCCGATGCTCACGCTGATCGACCGTCATATTGGCCGTAGTATCATCCAAGGCACATTGTTGGTGTTGGCGGTATTCGCGGCACTGTTTGTTTTTGCGTCGCTGATCGACGAATTGCCGAACTACGGGAGCGGCCATTTCGGCGCTTACGAAATTGTAAGCTTCGTGTTGCTCAGCCAACCGCGCAAGCTTTACGAGATTTTTCCGGTAACGGTGTTGATCGGTACCTTACTCGGTCTATCGACGCTGGCCCTGAATTCGGAATTAATTGCCATGCGTGCTGCCGGTATGTCTAAGGCACGCATTATCGGCGCTGCCATGAAAACCGGTGCGGTATTAGTGATCGGCGCGGTGCTGGTCGGTGAGTACGTCGTGCCCGTTGCCGAGACCCAAGCCCAGACCGGCCGCGCCCAAGCGCTCGCCACCAGCCTGCAGCATGGCAGCGGTGGTTTATGGTTACGCGATCGCAACTCGTTCGTCAGCATCGGTGAGGTACTGCCCGATCTTAGCCTGTTGCGTGTCGATATTTACGAGTTAACGCCGACGTACGAAATGCATCGGCATATCTACGCCGACCGCGCGCGTTACGATGGCAAGGAATGGCAGCTGCTGGATGTGCACGCCAGCGACATCGGTCAGCAGCAAATCGTCACGCATATTCAGGCGCAGATGCCGTGGCCGGCGGCACTGACGCCCGACGTTGTCGCCGTGTTCACCATTCGTCCAGAGGCACTGTCCATTGCCCAGCTGCACGCCTACATCAAGCATCTACGCCACAACAATCAGGAAGTCGCGCGCTACATGCTCGCGTTTTGGCAAAAATGTTTCATGCCGCTTGCCACGGCGTTAATGATGTTCCTGGCCGTGCCGTTCGTGTTTCGCTCGGCACGCAGTGGTGGATTGGCGCAGCGGATGTTCTTGGGAATCGTATTAGGGCTGGTGTTCGTAGTTGTTCACAAGGCGCTAGGTTACATCGCCGTTATTTACGGGTTGCCACCGCTATTCGCGGCGGTCGCGCCGCTGATCTTGTTTCTAGTATTAGCGTTAATTTTGGTGCGTCGGCTTGCGTAA
- the lptF gene encoding LPS export ABC transporter permease LptF produces the protein MIIRRTLYWEMTKATVAIVAVLVVVFVLFGMTSLLAHTVSGDYAERVVFVLLGWQTVRRLDLLLPLGFYLGVLLTFSRWYRDSEMTVLAACGIGLPQLLRPVLVSAAAMASLVAVAAFYVSPYAMRALDQVKAEGASRPEITGVDPGAFTEAGEGGRVVYAESTDGQGRLQQVFISNPKDGRPSVILARSGHPFADERTGDHFMALADGWAYDGVPGQPDYRMVKFESYAVRIDIKPIVPVPDTIQTLPAMALLALNNADASAEWHWRLSKPLFVFVLAIFALVMAHTDARRGRLANLFAAILVYFIYSNLLGVGQTLMRKGYVSGSVGLWWVHASMLAVAAYLFYRRSRNWPLFPRLGRRGR, from the coding sequence GTGATCATCCGCCGTACGCTTTATTGGGAAATGACCAAGGCGACGGTGGCCATAGTCGCGGTCCTGGTGGTGGTGTTCGTGTTGTTCGGTATGACCTCGTTGCTCGCGCATACCGTGAGCGGCGACTATGCCGAGCGTGTTGTGTTCGTGCTGCTTGGCTGGCAGACGGTGCGACGATTGGATTTGTTGCTGCCGCTCGGATTTTATTTGGGCGTGTTGCTGACGTTTAGTCGCTGGTATCGCGATAGCGAAATGACGGTATTGGCTGCCTGCGGTATCGGTCTACCACAGTTGCTACGACCGGTGTTGGTGTCGGCGGCAGCGATGGCGTCGCTCGTTGCGGTTGCCGCGTTTTATGTCTCGCCATACGCCATGCGCGCTTTGGATCAAGTGAAAGCGGAGGGTGCGAGTCGCCCAGAGATTACCGGCGTCGATCCGGGCGCATTCACCGAAGCGGGTGAAGGTGGGCGTGTGGTGTATGCCGAGTCGACCGATGGTCAAGGACGCTTACAGCAAGTGTTCATCAGTAACCCAAAGGATGGGCGTCCGAGCGTAATTTTGGCGCGCTCGGGGCATCCTTTCGCCGATGAACGAACCGGCGATCACTTCATGGCGCTCGCCGATGGTTGGGCCTATGACGGCGTTCCCGGACAGCCGGACTATCGTATGGTGAAGTTCGAGAGCTATGCCGTGCGCATCGACATTAAGCCGATCGTACCGGTGCCGGATACGATTCAGACGTTGCCGGCAATGGCGCTGCTCGCGCTCAACAATGCCGATGCCTCGGCCGAATGGCATTGGCGGTTGTCCAAGCCGCTGTTCGTGTTTGTATTGGCGATCTTTGCCTTAGTGATGGCGCATACCGATGCGCGCCGCGGGCGGCTGGCCAATTTATTCGCCGCGATTCTCGTTTATTTTATTTACTCCAATCTGCTTGGCGTCGGTCAGACGTTGATGCGCAAAGGGTACGTGTCGGGCAGCGTCGGTCTTTGGTGGGTGCACGCATCGATGTTAGCGGTAGCCGCCTATTTATTTTATCGCCGTAGTCGCAACTGGCCGTTATTTCCCCGGCTTGGCCGGCGCGGCCGGTGA
- a CDS encoding leucyl aminopeptidase, translating to MEYSVKSGTPKKQRSGCLVVGIYSGRKLSAAAREIDEVCNGAIMQIVRRGDHNGNPGQTLLLHNLPNSPSERVLLIGCGKDKEFNEARYRDVTAAAINALKNTGAGEATSYLTDLDVKGRDVLWKLRQAVEISEASLYRFDQLKSNKNDDNRRALKRLILAVAKRSDLQPGEQAVNEALAVAAGVRLAKDLGNLPGNICTPTYLAEQAVELAKQYGMGNTVLEESDMRGLGMGALLSVSRGSRQPPKFIVLEYRGGIENEAPVALVGKGITFDAGGISIKPSAAMDEMKFDMCGAASVLGTLKAIAELKLRINVVGVIAASENLPDGNASKPGDIVTSMSGQTIEVLNTDAEGRLVLCDALTYVGRFNPSVVIDIATLTGACVIALGGFPSGLFANNDALARELQNAGKYTHDRVWQLPLWEDYQKLLDSNFADMANISGGREGGAIIGASFLARYTRDYKWAHLDIAGTAWKTGKDKGSTGRPVPLLTQFLIHRAANTAPAAAE from the coding sequence ATGGAATACAGCGTCAAAAGCGGAACCCCCAAGAAACAACGCAGCGGTTGCCTCGTTGTCGGCATCTACAGCGGCCGCAAACTCTCCGCTGCCGCGCGCGAGATCGACGAAGTTTGCAATGGCGCGATCATGCAGATCGTCCGCCGCGGCGATCACAACGGTAACCCCGGTCAAACCTTACTGCTACACAACCTACCGAACTCGCCCAGCGAACGCGTTTTGCTCATCGGCTGCGGCAAGGACAAAGAATTCAACGAAGCGCGCTATCGCGACGTCACCGCCGCCGCCATCAACGCACTCAAGAATACCGGCGCCGGCGAAGCGACATCTTATCTCACCGATCTCGACGTCAAGGGCCGCGATGTGCTGTGGAAGTTGCGCCAAGCGGTCGAGATCAGCGAGGCATCGCTCTACCGCTTCGATCAGCTGAAGAGCAATAAGAACGACGACAACCGCCGGGCGCTGAAGCGCCTGATCCTCGCCGTGGCCAAGCGCAGCGATCTGCAGCCCGGCGAACAAGCGGTCAATGAAGCGCTCGCGGTTGCGGCCGGCGTGCGTCTCGCCAAAGATCTCGGCAATCTGCCGGGCAACATCTGCACACCGACTTATCTGGCAGAGCAAGCGGTCGAGCTCGCCAAGCAATACGGCATGGGCAACACGGTGCTCGAAGAATCTGACATGCGCGGTCTGGGCATGGGCGCGCTGTTGTCGGTATCGCGCGGCAGCCGCCAACCGCCGAAGTTCATCGTCCTCGAATACCGCGGCGGTATCGAGAACGAAGCGCCGGTCGCACTCGTCGGCAAAGGCATCACCTTCGATGCCGGCGGCATCTCGATCAAACCATCAGCGGCGATGGACGAGATGAAGTTCGACATGTGTGGCGCTGCCTCCGTGCTCGGTACGCTCAAAGCAATCGCCGAGCTCAAGCTCCGCATCAACGTCGTCGGCGTCATCGCCGCCTCGGAAAATTTACCGGACGGTAACGCCAGCAAGCCCGGCGATATCGTCACCAGTATGTCCGGCCAAACCATCGAAGTACTGAATACCGACGCCGAAGGCCGCCTGGTACTGTGCGACGCCCTCACCTACGTCGGCCGCTTCAATCCGAGCGTGGTGATCGATATCGCCACGCTCACCGGCGCCTGTGTCATCGCCCTCGGTGGTTTTCCCAGCGGTCTGTTCGCCAACAACGATGCGCTCGCGCGTGAATTGCAGAACGCCGGCAAGTACACGCACGATCGCGTCTGGCAGCTGCCGTTGTGGGAGGATTATCAGAAGTTGCTCGACAGCAACTTCGCCGACATGGCCAACATCAGCGGCGGTCGCGAGGGCGGCGCCATCATCGGTGCCTCGTTCTTGGCGCGCTACACGCGTGATTACAAGTGGGCGCATCTCGACATCGCCGGCACGGCCTGGAAGACCGGCAAGGACAAAGGCTCGACCGGCCGGCCGGTGCCGTTGCTCACGCAATTTCTGATCCATCGGGCGGCGAATACCGCCCCGGCCGCGGCGGAATGA
- a CDS encoding DNA polymerase III subunit chi yields MTRVDFYLLPVAEENGKSIAVCKLVHKAYRLGHRVYILAPTREHAADLDQLLWTFAAGSFIPHKIYSEPLDPQVPVLVGHEPPPAAFTDVLIPLTTDVPECFTRFARVAELVAPTEIERAAARERFRFYRERGHDVQTHNL; encoded by the coding sequence ATGACCCGGGTCGATTTTTATCTGCTCCCCGTTGCCGAGGAAAACGGCAAATCGATCGCTGTTTGTAAGCTGGTCCACAAAGCTTATCGTTTAGGCCACCGCGTCTATATACTGGCACCGACGCGCGAGCACGCGGCCGATCTCGATCAATTGTTGTGGACCTTCGCTGCCGGCAGCTTTATTCCGCACAAGATCTACAGCGAGCCGCTCGATCCACAAGTGCCGGTGCTCGTTGGACATGAGCCACCGCCGGCGGCTTTCACGGACGTACTCATTCCTCTCACAACGGATGTGCCGGAATGCTTTACGCGCTTTGCGCGCGTGGCTGAGCTCGTTGCGCCGACCGAGATCGAACGCGCCGCAGCGCGCGAACGGTTTCGTTTCTACCGCGAGCGGGGTCACGACGTGCAAACGCATAATTTGTAA
- a CDS encoding valine--tRNA ligase yields MSRDAAHNPATTPETTLSKAYDPHAIEQRIYESWEKAGDFAPTGKGDPYCIMIPPPNVTGSLHMGHAFQDTIMDALIRYHRMKGQNTLWQAGTDHAGIATQMVVERQLEAEGKKRHDLGRERFIERVWQWKGQSGGTITKQLRRMGAALDWSRERFTMDEGLSHTVTEVFVRLYEEGLIYRGQRLVNWDPVLHTAVSDLEVISEEENGFLWHIRYPIAKSTEYLVVATTRPETMLGDTAVAVHPDDERYKHLIGRCVELPLAGRKIPIIADTYVDPAFGSGCVKITPAHDFNDYQVWQRHKDQVYFKSQPYGGLINIFSIDAKIKKHNFDEYAWGRIEHDRKSGQPCYEEGFIGLPTKDLIPPKYCELDRFEARQQIIADLEAAGLLEKVQDHKLMIPRGDRTNAVIEPYLTDQWYVKVAPLAEQAIKVVEDGRIKFVPENWTKTYYEWMNNIQDWCISSQIWWGHRVPAWYDADGNIYVARTEAEAKKKARAMNGVDTKLEQDKDVLDTWFSSALWPFSTLGWPEKTPELKAFYPTSVLVTGFDIIFFWVARMIMMGLKFTGEVPFKEVYIHGLVRDGHGQKMSKSKGNVLDPLDLIDGIDLESLVAKRTTGLMRPQDAPKIEQATRKEFANGIPAHGADALRYTFASLATQGRDIKFDLGRIDGYRNFCNKLWNAARYVLMNTEGHDCGTAGLSRTEAGEGPRERGKLELTAADHWIRSRLTQTTIDVETGFREYRFDIAAQAIYSFVWHEYCDWYLELSKVALNDPNSTPEQLRGTRHTLVSVLEALLRLAHPLMPFITEEIWQRVAPLAGKHGNTIMRQPYPDARPQTINPAAAEEMQWVMAVISAVRTIRSERDISPAKALPVLLADGSDREHTWMRNSTHYLKLLGRMETLTWLNKDEPAPESIMELVGDMKVLVPLGSLIDKKAELERLQREIEKNEKELDKAKTKLANQEFVARAPTVVVEEVRARVQQFEQDVAKFKAQYAQVAALPG; encoded by the coding sequence ATGAGCCGCGACGCCGCCCACAACCCAGCCACCACCCCCGAAACGACCCTAAGCAAGGCCTACGACCCGCACGCCATCGAGCAGCGGATCTATGAATCTTGGGAAAAGGCCGGCGACTTCGCGCCGACCGGCAAGGGCGACCCGTACTGCATTATGATCCCGCCGCCGAACGTCACCGGCAGCCTGCACATGGGGCACGCGTTCCAAGACACGATCATGGACGCACTCATCCGCTATCACCGTATGAAGGGCCAGAACACGCTCTGGCAAGCAGGCACCGACCACGCCGGCATCGCCACGCAAATGGTGGTCGAGCGTCAGCTCGAAGCCGAAGGCAAAAAACGCCACGACCTGGGCCGCGAGCGTTTTATCGAGCGTGTGTGGCAATGGAAAGGCCAATCGGGCGGCACGATCACCAAACAGCTGCGGCGCATGGGCGCGGCGCTCGACTGGTCGCGCGAGCGCTTCACCATGGACGAGGGCCTATCGCACACCGTCACCGAAGTGTTCGTGCGCTTGTACGAAGAAGGTTTGATCTATCGCGGCCAACGCCTGGTGAACTGGGATCCGGTACTGCACACCGCCGTGTCCGATCTCGAAGTTATCTCCGAAGAGGAGAACGGCTTTCTGTGGCACATCCGCTACCCGATCGCGAAGTCGACGGAATATCTGGTGGTCGCCACTACCCGCCCGGAGACGATGCTCGGCGATACCGCGGTCGCGGTTCATCCCGACGATGAGCGCTACAAACACCTCATCGGCCGCTGCGTCGAGCTACCGCTCGCCGGCCGCAAGATTCCGATCATTGCCGACACGTATGTCGATCCTGCGTTCGGCTCCGGCTGCGTGAAGATCACGCCGGCACACGACTTCAACGACTACCAAGTCTGGCAGCGTCACAAGGATCAGGTGTACTTCAAGTCGCAACCGTACGGCGGCTTGATCAATATCTTCAGCATCGATGCCAAGATCAAGAAGCACAACTTCGACGAATACGCCTGGGGCCGCATCGAGCACGACCGCAAGAGCGGCCAACCGTGCTACGAAGAAGGCTTCATCGGCTTGCCGACCAAAGATCTGATTCCGCCGAAGTACTGCGAGCTCGACCGCTTCGAGGCGCGCCAGCAAATCATCGCCGACCTCGAGGCCGCCGGCCTCTTGGAAAAAGTCCAAGACCACAAACTCATGATCCCGCGCGGCGACCGCACCAACGCCGTTATCGAGCCGTACTTAACCGATCAGTGGTACGTGAAGGTCGCGCCGCTCGCCGAGCAAGCAATCAAAGTCGTCGAAGACGGTCGCATCAAATTCGTCCCGGAAAATTGGACGAAAACTTATTATGAGTGGATGAACAACATTCAAGACTGGTGCATCTCGAGCCAAATCTGGTGGGGCCATCGCGTGCCCGCCTGGTACGACGCCGACGGCAACATCTACGTCGCCCGCACCGAGGCCGAAGCAAAGAAGAAGGCTCGCGCCATGAATGGCGTCGATACCAAACTTGAACAAGACAAAGACGTGCTCGACACCTGGTTCTCGTCGGCACTGTGGCCGTTCTCGACGCTCGGCTGGCCCGAAAAAACGCCCGAGCTGAAAGCGTTCTATCCGACCAGCGTGCTCGTCACCGGTTTCGACATCATCTTCTTCTGGGTCGCGCGCATGATCATGATGGGCCTCAAGTTCACCGGCGAGGTCCCGTTCAAAGAGGTCTACATCCACGGCTTAGTGCGCGACGGCCACGGCCAGAAGATGTCGAAGTCCAAAGGCAACGTGCTCGATCCGCTCGACTTGATCGACGGCATCGATTTGGAATCGCTAGTCGCAAAGCGCACCACCGGCTTGATGCGCCCGCAAGACGCCCCAAAGATCGAGCAAGCCACGCGCAAAGAATTCGCCAACGGCATTCCGGCGCACGGCGCCGACGCGTTGCGCTACACCTTCGCCAGCCTCGCCACTCAAGGCCGTGACATCAAATTCGACCTGGGCCGCATCGACGGCTACCGCAACTTCTGCAACAAGCTGTGGAACGCCGCCCGCTACGTACTCATGAACACCGAAGGCCACGACTGCGGAACCGCGGGTCTCTCTCGGACCGAAGCGGGAGAGGGACCAAGGGAGCGGGGGAAATTAGAACTCACCGCCGCTGACCATTGGATCCGGTCGCGCCTAACCCAAACAACCATCGATGTCGAAACCGGCTTCCGCGAATATCGCTTCGACATCGCCGCCCAAGCAATCTACAGCTTCGTCTGGCACGAGTACTGCGATTGGTACTTGGAACTGTCGAAGGTCGCGCTGAACGACCCGAACAGCACCCCCGAACAACTGCGCGGCACACGCCACACGCTGGTCAGCGTGCTCGAAGCACTGCTGCGCCTGGCCCACCCGCTCATGCCGTTCATTACCGAAGAAATCTGGCAACGCGTCGCACCGCTCGCCGGCAAACACGGCAACACCATCATGCGCCAGCCCTACCCCGACGCGCGCCCGCAAACGATCAACCCGGCCGCTGCTGAAGAAATGCAGTGGGTCATGGCCGTCATCAGCGCGGTCCGCACGATCCGCAGCGAGCGCGACATCTCACCGGCGAAAGCATTACCGGTGCTACTCGCCGACGGCAGCGACCGTGAGCACACGTGGATGCGTAATAGCACGCACTACCTCAAGCTGCTCGGCCGCATGGAAACGCTCACCTGGCTGAACAAAGACGAGCCCGCACCCGAATCGATCATGGAACTCGTCGGCGACATGAAAGTGCTCGTGCCGCTCGGCTCGTTGATCGATAAGAAAGCCGAGCTTGAGCGCCTGCAGAGGGAAATCGAGAAGAACGAAAAGGAGCTCGACAAAGCGAAGACAAAACTCGCTAACCAGGAGTTCGTCGCGCGCGCGCCCACCGTCGTCGTGGAAGAAGTAAGAGCTCGTGTCCAGCAGTTCGAACAGGATGTGGCGAAGTTCAAGGCGCAGTACGCGCAAGTCGCCGCACTCCCTGGCTAG
- a CDS encoding monooxygenase encodes MIIVITAFALPKPITREEARRIFLSTAPKYRGVQGLFRKHYVLSQDGATAGGVYLWNSRPEAEAMYTESWRSFVREKYGTDPTVTYFECPVVVDNVAQQVLTDE; translated from the coding sequence ATGATTATCGTCATTACTGCGTTCGCTTTGCCAAAGCCAATCACTCGCGAGGAAGCTCGCCGCATCTTCCTGAGCACCGCGCCAAAGTATCGAGGCGTACAAGGTTTGTTTCGGAAGCACTACGTGCTCTCCCAAGACGGAGCCACAGCAGGTGGCGTCTACCTTTGGAATTCGAGGCCAGAGGCAGAAGCAATGTACACAGAATCGTGGCGCTCATTCGTCCGGGAGAAGTACGGCACTGATCCAACCGTAACCTACTTCGAATGTCCGGTGGTGGTCGACAACGTGGCGCAGCAGGTCCTTACCGACGAGTAG
- a CDS encoding class I SAM-dependent methyltransferase → MSTTLDVSYFTNYCGAGSYDDNYLAYSGVDHCIDIIDRFKIRIASVAVLGAATGRILRHFEQAWDVRPEGCEINPWAHSRIPRRYRTRIMQADQLEYVPRVLSAGRQFDLIFGNALIYLKESDIDGLLAQCSQICRYYHFLSSTSESFEPGDKYRVTLRPRHWWRQRFIAAGFLPTRSPYLFRAST, encoded by the coding sequence ATGAGCACGACGTTGGATGTTTCCTACTTTACGAATTATTGCGGCGCCGGTTCCTATGACGACAATTACCTGGCGTATAGCGGTGTCGACCACTGCATTGACATCATCGACCGATTCAAAATTCGTATAGCGTCTGTGGCAGTTCTAGGAGCAGCGACTGGCCGCATTCTGCGCCATTTTGAACAAGCCTGGGATGTACGCCCGGAAGGCTGTGAGATAAATCCGTGGGCCCACAGCCGTATACCGCGCCGCTATCGAACCCGAATAATGCAGGCCGACCAGTTGGAATACGTCCCGCGAGTACTTAGCGCCGGCCGGCAGTTCGACCTGATCTTTGGCAACGCGCTGATCTATCTAAAAGAGAGCGATATCGATGGGTTACTGGCTCAGTGCAGTCAGATATGTCGCTACTATCATTTCCTGAGCAGTACGAGCGAGTCGTTCGAGCCAGGCGACAAGTATCGCGTAACCCTCCGCCCGCGCCATTGGTGGCGTCAGCGTTTCATCGCGGCAGGTTTTTTACCGACACGGAGTCCGTATCTCTTTCGCGCCTCTACATGA